Within Bos taurus isolate L1 Dominette 01449 registration number 42190680 breed Hereford chromosome 24, ARS-UCD2.0, whole genome shotgun sequence, the genomic segment GAGGCGCTGGTGGTAGGCCACCGGCGAGGCCATGGCGATGGACAGAGCCCAGATGAAGCCCACGCCCAGCAGCGCGTTGCGGGACACCCGCAGGGCGGAGGAGCGGCGCGAGTGCACGATGGCCACGTAGCGGTCCACCGACATCGCGGCCAGCGTGAAGATGCTGACCAGCATGGACACGGTGAAGAAGTAGTGGATGAACTTGCAGATGAAGGCGCCCAGCACCCAGGTGGGCAGCGCGTACACCGTGGCCTGGAAGGGGATGCAGAAGAGCAGGTAGGCCAGGTCGGCGATGCTCAGGTTGAGGATGAACAGGTTGGTGGTGCTGCGCGGCTTGCCCGGCTTGCTGCGCGCCAGCACGGTGATCACCAGGCTGTTGCCCAGCACGCCGAGCGCGAAGATCAGGCCGAACACCACCAGCGTGACGAAGTTCTCCACGCCGATGCCGAAGAGCGGCCTGGGGTCCGGGGTCGGGGGCTCAAGCCCGCTCGCGTTCCCCTCGCTGAAGTTCCCAACCTCCAGCTCCATGGCGCGCAGGGGGAGCCTAGGTTGCGCTGGCGAAGGGCGCCTGCCGGGGAAGGAGGGGCTACGGGTGACCCAGCTCAGGGCACTCAGAACCCAGGCGCCCGGGCCGAGTGGCACCGTCTTTTCGGACGGGGCCACCTGGAAGAGGACGCAGACGGGAGCCGGAGCTGGACCTTCCCGCACTCACAAGGCTGTCCCAAGAGCTCCGGGCGTCCGCTTATCGGCCACCGAGCCGGGGACGAGGGACCGGCCGGCGCAGCCCTGCGGGAAGAGAGAGCTCTCTCTGCGCCTTACCAGCTCCGCGCCCCTGCAGGTCGTTTTCCTCGTCCCGAGAGGCTGCGGGCGGCACCTGTTGCTCCGCGCGGCTTCCTTCTCGCGGAGCTCCGGGGACACAGTCGGGCGCGCAGCAGAGCAGCACGCGGTTCGTGGAGAGGGCTCGCCGCGCCCCCCAACTGGCCGGCTCCGCTTTCCCCTCGTAGTTTTTGGTCAACCGGACGAGCGCTCTGTCTGCGCCTTCGCCGTCGTCCGCAGGGTGCCGCTGAGATGTAGCGAGGACTCAGCCGGGCTGAAATCCGCGCTGCCCGGgggtccccccgccccccggaAGTCGAGGCTCGCGCAGGGACTGGACGAATCCTAATGGGGTGGGTCGCCGCCCACCGCCTCTCCGAGAACAGTCGCGCGCTCTTCTCTGCGCACTGCGGACCTGTCTGCGTCCAGCGACCGCAGCAGCCGCCAGGGTGCAGCCCCCGCCGCGACCCCGGCGAGCAAGGCTGTGCGCGATCAGGGCGTGCTGGGCGGGGAGACGGGCGGTGCGCAGACCTCCTCCTCTATCTAAACCGTTCATCCCTTCGCTCCAGGGCTGGCGGTCGCGGAGCGCGCTCCCCGCCCCAGGAATGAAGCCCAGAAACCGGTGATTGGCCCTGCGGCTACCTGGGGCTTTGTAAAATCCctgaccccacctccaccctgccGGCTGCTAGGGAGGGAACTAGGGTGGCCTGTTTGAGTTTTCTTGATAAACGTGGGTAAGATGAAAGGGGAAGATGCCCTGTTTACATCGTCCAACTTTATATCAGTTTTGCCTTATGTTACTCATCCGAGTGACATACACAGAAGGCGcgaaatatttgtaaaatgaaaagaacagaTTTCACTTCACTGCTGTGGATCCGCCGACAACAAAAGAGGTGTTTACGTCTCGAAGTGTCAGTAAGCGTTACATGCTTGCCGGTTCGCAGTTAAGGCGCTGAAATTGATCCCTTCAATTCGCAGTGTTTACACGATCTGTCTATATTCCCTTTCAAGTATCCCCATACCTCCCACCATTCTCCAGATGACGCCCGAGTGTCCACTAGGCGCTGGACGCCGTGGCTGAGGGGGCGGGGAATGCGGTGGGGAACAGGGTACAGTGTCCCCCGGGGCAGGTCTGTGAGGGAAGTGCGCACCTTGAGGCAGGTCTGCCCTGGCACCAGAAGTTTAGGGAGTAAGTAGGATTTGATTTCTCTTTGACTCTACGTGGATAGTTGTATTCTGCTTCATTTCCAGAAAGATTCTGATGCAGTTCATCGAACACCTGCTGTATACCAGGCATCTTACCTGCATCCTTTGCTTCCTTTAATGCTGGCAGTTCCCTTCTTGTTGTGTCCACACCCATTTCCCAGAGGACGAGATTAAGTAGCTTACCAAGTATCTTGGTAAAGCAAGAACACCCTTGCCTTCCCTAAGAGGATGGCTGGGCCTTGTTCAGTTGTCTTATCCATGACCCTCAGGGCCAGGGGGCCCTCTGACCTGCACTGTCACGGTGACGGTGTCCTGTGCCGCCGGGAAGTTGTTTGTAATTAGATTTGGGGGAGGGTTTTCTTATTATTACGAACTATTTTCAACATGGAACAGATATTATAAAACTGTATGCAGTACTAATGTGCCCATCAAAAGCAGCTTGGAATCATAAAAGAAattatcaataaaattgaaagcaCATTTGTATTCTTCCCCAATCACAACCTTCGCCCTCACCCCAACTCTCCAGATAACCTAAGTGTTTCATCTGTTgatcatttatttatacatttatggCATATGCATATGTTCCTAAATACTATTCTGTGGAGTTTTGctcttattttaatattatatggCTGGGGTTATATTTCCCTTAATGTGTACTTTGTTATTACTGTAAATATACCAACATTGTTGCTTTTCATTGGCCTGCTCAACCTTTTTCAATCTCCCTATGCCCTGTGATTCCCTGATATCTCTTGGAAACAGCACATAACTGAGTTACTCTAAAATCCAACTTAATAATCTCAAGTTTTTTTTTACCTGGTGAATGTAATCTGTTCACATTTAttgttataataatttttataactctaagttttaacattttattttatacttcctattttttttctatttccgtgcttcttttcctcctcttttttgtCATACTTAGGATTGCATTTGAAGGTGGCTTTTCCCCTTTAattggaagaagaaagaatgtggtctgtttttattcttttactcgTTACCCTTCAATGACTGCTACTTGCCCAAAACTATTTTAGGTtctgaaaacagaaaggaaaaaaaaaaaaacaaagccaggTTCCTTATTTCATGGATCTTATCTTTTATTATGCATAAAAGAGATGGATGCAACTCCCTTCCCTAAAATGTACCTTTTACATTCTTCTTTCCAAAGACCACACTGTGGGCTGGTGGTGGAGAGTAAGTTTAAGGTGGAGAAACCTGACAGCCACGGCCTCAGGCAGGTGACCAAGCAGATGCTGGGGGAATCTGGTAAAACCCAGAGTCAGGACAGAGGTGGTGGGCTCGGATCCATCAGTGTGGCTCTGTCATCACCCTGCGTGCACCCAGCATCGTGACAACAGAAGGCACGGGCCCCACAGGGAACGCGGTGCAGGAAGCCTGCAGACGGCAAATGCATGACCAGAACCTTCTCTCACACAGTGTTTATTTGTTAAACAGGAAAGAAGTATGACCCAGGAGGCCAATCTGACTCAACAGGCAAAGAATTCAagtgcaacacaggagatgcaggagacgcaggatcaatccctgggtcaggaagatcccctggaggaggagatggcaacctgctccagtgttcttgcctggagaatcccatggacagaggagcctggagtccaaagggtcgcaaaacACGACTAAACACTCAGCCCGGCATCCCTGCATCGTCTGCATACTCAGTGTTCCTAGATCTCAGTGCTCCGAGGAGCTGGTGCCTCCCCATCTGGGCTGGGCTCACCAGGACAGATGGTTAACAACGTGGGTGATGTCAAGGAACACATAGCCCCAcgaggaaaaaagacaaaaacacgtTACTTACAGGATGATAAGTCTTATGACAGAGACAGGTGTTCCAGGGAGTCCtgacaaaggagagagagagagagctgtacGTTTGTCCTTTGGATGCTCTGAGCTGTTTTTACTTTTCCCACGTTCTTCATTTCAAACCCAGACTTTCAAATATTCAGAAGAGAAGTAAACATATACTTTCTAGTCTAAAAGAATGAAGGACATTTTCCAagtctttacagaaaaagtgtcACTGTTTCATCTCATAGGACTCAATAAATTGAAAACTACAGGTAGAAATTCCTCTTTTACGAGAAAATCACTCAAAATGATCCAAATGAAGTCATTTAAAATGTCGTCAAACCAGAACTCCAGGTTCAGCACGGGATAGGGGACCTGCTTATGGATGAGGTGTGCTTGGGGGCTGCCGTGAGTCCCTAACCCAGTCCACAAGCCACTCCCAGCTCAGGACACAAACCATGAAGCTCTGGGTGCAAACGACTCAGTGAAGCAGACCAAGTCCCTCCATGCTGTCCGCCGCACTTCCAAGAGCACCCACATCCCGTGAGCGCAGTCAGCACACACCTCCTCCCAAGCTGGCCTGATGCTTGGTCCCAGTaattcctgcctcctcctccagcaAGTCCCTCACCTGGTCCTGGAGTGGTCCACCTCTACTCGGCTCCATTTCCTCAGTCTGCAAACATGCCACAGCAAACATGCCATGACCTGGAAGAAACTCTAACTCTGCCTTCCCTcaagctcctccctcctccctgctccactGTCTGACTTCTCAGAGAGCCCTGAGCTACAGATTCAGCTTTATTCAAACAGTACCCATTGGAATTGTGTTCTGACCctccaaggaaactgaggcctgggtcCCTGAAGACCCTGAGGAGAAGAGCTGCCCCACTGCCTTGAACAAAGCCCCAGAATACTGAGTCTCAAAGAGATCTCTACTTGATAGAGGGGTTGATGTATTAGGGTCTGCTTCTTACTGCAGGCAGCCTACCCTGGTTAACATCCCTGGCAGAAGTCAGACCACGGAGCGTGTGCAGAATGCCAAGAAACGATGATACGTGGCCAAAGCTTGAGGAATCCTAAAACTCAAGGAATAAGGATTTGAGAAACCAAAAAGTGACTGGAGAAAGGATCTTCCTGTACCTAGGAGAAGGAGGacaggagaaagagacagagagcgGGGAGAACCTGGATGTTCAGACAGTTGACAGCATCATTAATATTTGCAACAGGAGGAATGAGGATTGAAGTTAAATATTGATTAAACAAAGATCAGTTtcaatggatttaaaaaaagaaataatgacaagCATAGCACCTGTAAAAGGATTCCCTGGCTTTTATTGGCTCGATCCTGAAGGAATTTCTGACATTGTGCTATGCTCTTGTCAGTTCTCGCTTTTAATCCACCAAGTGGAGAGACAAACGTTTACTTAGTTCTTTTTCTATTGTTAAATATTTAGTTTGCTTATGATAATGAAATATGGAAAGCAAGGTCACAATGAACTTTTGTGCTTGTAGAAATTATTTCCTCTGatggcttatctccttcagattAAATATGTAGACGTGTGCTTGATATTATATGTGGTGCTTAGAACCACTGGCAATTATGCCATCCAAAATTACCTAATATTTTCTGCTAATTTAATATATcaaatcttttaatttcgtagGGTAGTTTAACAACTGCACTGAAAGCTGTGGAGCAAATTTCTCACGTTTCACGACCTAATGTTCTAATCAGCTTATTACAATGAAGTTTAACGTAATTAATCGTTGCATATTAATGTACTAATAATCCTTTGCTATGATGTGCCCAGAAACCTGCCTAATAAAGTGACAATATCCCTGGGAATTACACAGAAACAAGTACCTTCTTTCTATGTAAAAGCAATGGTACATTAGTTCACTGTCTGACCCAGGTATATTCaattatctcattctctgtgaGATCATGTAAAAGAACATTTATTGGGATGATTTTAAAACAGGAAGGCATCCGTAAGAATTGCAAATGGTCCATAACCCTTTGCCTTCATAATCCATATTGACAttttgtgaaaaatgaaagtaacaCATGCAGATAGACAATTCAAGTCATACTGAAAGGCATAAAATTGAACGCTACCTAAAACAGGCAGATTCCTGGAGACAGAAAGTACATCCGAGGAGGGGtggcggggctgggggtgggggagctgatTGGTACAGACCTTCGCTTTGCGATGCTGCAGAAGTTCTGAAACTGCAGAGCGGGGACCGCTGCGCAGCACTGTGTATGTGCCGAATGCCACTAAAttgtacactttttaaaaaattaatttggctGTCCAGAGAGGCTTccaagatcttagttctctaactGGGGATGGAATCCAAATCAGGCAGCTGCAGAACCCTACCCGCCAAGCGGCACCCTCTCCCACCGGCGCCCTCTGGGCGAACCACACAGCTCCCTTGGGGGTAGCTCTTTCCTTTCACATCAGGACGGCATGTGGCCGATGGGCCGTGTAGCACTCAGCTCCAGCAGGAGGAGAGCTGGGGTGGGTCTTACACAGCAGAGGCCCTGCCTTTGCTTCCAGCCACATAGAGTAAGAATCTCTAGCCCTCTCAAGGCCATGTTTGCAGGCTCAGAAGGGTTAACAGTCTAGGAGCCAAAAGCTTCAGGGAACATCCAGCGTAGATGTCAGCTCTGCACCCAGGTAACTCATTGTCCTCTGGGGTCCAGATTGGCTTCATTGATGGGCGTCTTGCATCCATGAAGCTCCTAAAATGTTATTCAAAATCCACGTGCAGCAAGCATCCTAGCCTTATTAACTCCTCAAAGATGTCAACGACTCTGTGAAGTGAAGAGCCAGAGTCCAGGAGATTTCCTGAGAGATGCCCGAGGAAGTCCACACACATGATCCTGACACGGTCAAAGTACCCCCTTTTACTGGGCTAGGGAAGACGAGGACTTCTTCTAATAACAGTGACACGTTCACTCTGAAAATGAGTGCAGTTTGGAGTGAGGGGGTCATAAAGCTTCTGTCACTATTCTGATTCCTCTAGGAGAGGACGCCCCTAAAATAAGCCACATGAGAAATCAGTTGCTTGATCAAAATTTCATCACATAGATTATTGGCTGCACAGGAGAGGGCAATAAGGATAAAAGTGCAGTCATATTTGAAATCTAGGTCTGATAATATTCATCATGGAGCATAACGTGAAATACTCTGAAAAGAAAAACTTCCTAATCACACGACTGAAAGTGGTCAGTGAATAGTACCTTAAACATAAAGCTTTaaatctgtgtgtctgtgtgtgggctcagtggctcagccatgtccgactctttgccaccccttggactgtagcccaccaggctcctctgtccatgggaatctccaggcaagaatactgcagtgggttgccatttccttcttcagggactcttcccaatccaaggatcgaacccgcatctcctgcattggcaggcagattgtttactaccGAGCCACCTGGTGGTAAATCTCTATATAACATAGTAATATGAATATGGGATTGAAACGGTccaggttcaaattccagctttgcCACTCAGTACCATGGGCTGTTAAGAGAGTTCATCCCAATTTGGCCAATAGGCATAATCTTTTATACCCAGTGGAATGACGTTGACATTTGAGAAGAGAGACACAAAAAAACCTCAAtggacataaaaaagaatgaaattctgcaatttttagcaacgtggatggacctagagattattatgctCCAGTGAAACACGTCAGACAGAGACAAACACTGGATGAGATCGCTGATGTGTGGGATCTaagaaatgatacaaacgaaTGTGTATGAAAAATAGAAACAGGCTCagggacatagaaaacaaaccagtggttaccaaaTGGCAGAGGGAAGGGGGAGTGGTGAATTGGGGTAGAGGATTAAGAAAAACTGACTGCTGTGTATAAAATTGATAAGCAACAAGGATGAATTGGGTAGCACAACTATAATCATTATCTAGTAATAACTTTCAATAGAGTACAATCAGGAAAGGACACTGAATTACTATATTGTATGCctgtaaataataaaaaatgatagaTCAACTccacttgaattaaaaaaaaaaaagaacagaagtaaaaaaaagatAAGCTTAATTCTTTTTGTGCCCTGATGTTCTTGGCTGGACCACTGCAGATGATGGTGGTGATTATGACAGCAGTGGCCATAATTCCTGACTCAAAGGACGCTGTAAAAATGAGATGTGCTAATACACAAAGCTGGAGAAGTGGGCCAGAGACCCATGCTGGATCTGTCCGTTTTGAGCTGTTTCATATCCAAGCGAATGCAGGAAGCTGGCGTCTGGTCTTAGCTTGGCCGCTACCTATGCAGGCGACTTTATGCTTCTTATACTCTGCCTACTGTACTCTTGCTGTTAATTAGAATAAGCAATCATataattttaagacattttaacAAATGGATGTCGTTTCATCATGCATACGTTTAAATCTAATCATAGTCTATTTGAACAATGTAGCTCTGAGTCATCCTTCTTGTCTGCTTCATTGAATCACCATAATATTCTCTTAAGCTCCATCAAAcaagacaatttttaaatgactataaCGTGAATAGTGACGAAGGTAACATTAACCCAGTATTGAATCTAACCAATTAAAATATGTGTGCATTTTTTAAGTGATTAAGTCACTGGAAATAATCAATGGCTCCCAAATACTTCAGAGCTGATAAAAGAAACAGAACTCAGGAAAAACAAGATCTCTTTCAAAGGGCTACATATATAGACCCCCTAAGAGCTCTATGTTTTTACCAGGTGAACTCtgtaacaaactttatttttccaaatacttGATGGAGAAGATATTTCAAAGatattaaaattattcaaaatatctaGAAACTTCATTCTGTGAAGTTagtgcaaggggcatgggttcgatctctggtggGAAccaggatcccacgtgctgtgggtGTGGCCAAAGTAAAAACAGTTTTCAAACGAAGAAGCAGGGTGGCAGAGACTAGGGATCTGGCTGGGCGTCCTCTGTCCCCTAAGTGTGAGCTGTGCTTCACCCAACACACCCGCTCTGACCACCACCTCCACCCATCACCCCGTCTCTCTCTGTTCAGGCACAGAGGTTCCAGGCTTTCCAACTCTGGGGAAGAAACGGGGTAAAGAGCAGGCAGAACGTGGACGAGGGCGGTGTTACAAACGGACAGGAGTAGCCTTCAAAGAGAGGCCAGGGGGTCAGCACCATTGTCTGAAGTAACTCACGGACAAGCAACCCTGGGTTTTTAACCATCAGAATCTTCACAGACACTCAGGATATGAAGACACGGAAATCCAGGCTAGAAAAGGGAgagtgcatgcacgcatgctcagtcatgtgcgatgctctggactgtagcccgctaggcgcctctgtccatgggattttccaggcaagaataccggagtgagttgccattttcttttccaggggaccttcctgactcagggatcgaacccaggtctcctgcattgcaggcagattctttactgtctgagtcagagtGCATCTCCACAAATCACACAGGAAACAACTAAGATCAATTCAGACtcaaattcagtcagttcagttcagttgctcagtcgtgtccgactctgtgaccccagcacaccaggcctccctgtccatcaccaactcctgaggtttactcaaactcatttccatagagtcagtgatgccatccaaccatctcatcctctgtcgtcctcttctcctcccaccttcaatctttcccagcatcggggtcttttccaaggagtcagcccttggcattaggtggccaaagtattggaacttcatcttcagcatcagtccttctgatgaacactcaggactgatctttaggatggactggttggatctccttgcagtccaagggacgctcaagactcttttccaacaccacagttcaaaagcatcaattctttggcactcagctttctttatagtccaactctcacatccatacatgaccactggaaaactgtagccttgacaaagtaatgtctctgctttttaatatgctctctagattggtcataacttttcttccgaggagtaagcgtcttttaatttcatggctgcaatcaccatctgcagtgattttggagcccaaaaaaataaagtctgtcaatgtttctactgtttccccatctatttgccatgaagtgatgggaccagatgccaagatcttagttttctgaatgttaagcctcaagccaactttttcgctttcctctttca encodes:
- the GALR1 gene encoding galanin receptor type 1, encoding MELEVGNFSEGNASGLEPPTPDPRPLFGIGVENFVTLVVFGLIFALGVLGNSLVITVLARSKPGKPRSTTNLFILNLSIADLAYLLFCIPFQATVYALPTWVLGAFICKFIHYFFTVSMLVSIFTLAAMSVDRYVAIVHSRRSSALRVSRNALLGVGFIWALSIAMASPVAYHQRLFHRDVSNQTFCWEQWPNQRHKKAYVVCTFVFGYLLPLLLICFCYAKVLNHLHKKLKNVSKKSEASKKKTAQTVLVVVVVFGVSWLPHHVIHLWAEFGVFPLTPASFFFRITAHCLAYSNSSVNPIIYAFLSENFRKAYKQVFKCHARKESPLNDTKENKSRLDTPPSTNCTHV